Below is a genomic region from Desulfovibrio ferrophilus.
GGCTGTGCAAATTGCGGTCAAAAAGCCTCCGTTTTTTGCCCAATTCATGAAGTTGTTTGTAACTTCTGTTCCGTGTGCGAAAGGGTTTTCGTCGGCGTAGCCATTGACGGCCAGCGCCAGGACGAAAACAATGAGGAGAGCGGAAGGGAGGTATTTTGTGATCTTTTGCATGGGGTTCTAACCTTTTGTGTTTTGTGTGTTGGCGAACTTTTTACCCGGTGCTTTTTCTGCCCAAAAAGCGGGGTTACAACTGGCAGGGGCACGCGCCAACGGGAAGCTCGGAAACCAGCTTAAGCGCGTGGTTAAAGGTGTCGGTGTCGGTTTCAAAGTCGCGGCGGCAATACATGAACTCTTCCATGGCCTTGGCGCTCAAACGGACTCGGACGCTTTTGGTGGGCGATGCGGTTTGAACTTCTTCTGACGGGCGCTTGCCCCTTGCCAGAAGGTACAAACCGTACCCCACGTTGTCTTTGAATGGTGTTAGGGCCGGATTGACCCGAACGAATTTAACCTTGTCTTTCGACATCTCATCCCCTCTAAACATAAAGCTGTGACAAATTGACGGAATAATGAGAAAATGCGTACCTTTTCCCCGGATACGCAAGAACACTATAAGGAGTTGTATTAAGATATGTCAAACGGTAAAATTCCGGTAGGAAATATTTTCGATCCATATAAAGCCTTTGCAAGCGCCCTAAATACGCTGAAAGACAGTCAACCTAGGGGGCTTTTAGCAAGGTTGGCAGAAGCTACAAATATTCGCCCTGGAACCTTAAGCAAAATGGCGAGTGGAGACACACAAGGCAGCGAGATACAGCGGAGGCAAGTAGCAACGGCTTGTGGATATCGTTATGATGAATTCTTACAGCTTGGGATGGGAAAGGGGAACAAGCCTGT
It encodes:
- a CDS encoding TrbC/VirB2 family protein; its protein translation is MQKITKYLPSALLIVFVLALAVNGYADENPFAHGTEVTNNFMNWAKNGGFLTAICTAITMCAGLAFIFNKCPMFWLVRIFGGCLIVGGAGAIVGAVLTFSA